The Arachidicoccus terrestris genome includes the window ATACTTTCCAAAGGAAGGCAAGTGGACGCCCATTTTCAGACATTCCTCAAAAAAGAATTCATGTGGGGTCTGGATCATAATACCGGCACCATCACCCGTATTCTGTTCACACCCACAGGCCCCTCTATGTTCCATATTTTCCAATATGGTTAGGGCGTCAGCAACATTCTGGTGAGATTTTCTGCCTTTAATGTTGGCCACGAACCCCACTCCACACGCGTCATGCTCAAAGGAGCTATCATATAGTCCCTGCTGATTTTCTGGTCTTGACATATCTACAACAAATAGTGAATGAATTGAATCGTCATTTTTGACGAACAGGCATAAAATTAGACAATAAATTTTAGATTTTCTAAATATTCATCAAAAAAATTTGAAGATGTTTAAACTAATGTTCGTTAACGGCCTAGTTGTTTGTATAATTTCCAAAGAATTTTTAAAATCTTTGAATTTTATCAAAACATCGACCTTGTATATTATATTTATTATATTATAAAAATATATAATAATAAATTAACCTAATATAAAAAACACCTAGAACGGCAGAATCCTTAGAAATTATCTTATCATATTTTGTCACAATTCTGAACAAAAACTATCATTTGGTGCCAAATAGGTGGTAAAATAATAGCCGCCAACACTCCATTTTGCAAAGGACGCTGGCGGCTATTATTTAGGATAAAAGTTCTATCAATTAAAATAATGTGTGATTTCTGGGCTTTCCGGAGTGACTTTGGAATCAAAGTGCGCCAGCAGCTTTCCCTGAGGATCGATCAAAAATTTATTGAAATTCCAGGAAATCACAGCATCCAGCTGTCCATTTTCTGACTTATGGGTCAGATAGTCGAATACAGGAGTTATGTCATTCCCTTTGACATCCACTCTGGTTGTCAAAGGGAATGTCACGCCGTAATTCTTTTCACAAAAAGCCTTGATATCCTTGTTGTCATGAAACTCTTGGTCATGGAAATTATCAGATGGAAATCCTACGACCACCAGCTTATCGCCATAATCCTTATAAAGTTGCTCCAGCCCCTTATACTGTGGTGTATAACCACATTTAGAGGCTGTATTGACAATGAGGATATATTTACCCTTATATTTTGAGAAATCAATAGTACCCCCGTCAATAGATGCAATTTTGAAATCATAGATCGTCTGAGCCATGGCTGTCTGAGATTTTATCGGGGAGACCATTGTATTTGTGTTTTTTTCTTGCATATCAGGTGTTGTATTACCGGTCTTGCAAAAGGACATACTAAATACAACAGCTATACTTAGCAAGCTTAAAAAATAGTACTTTTTCATTTTTGTGCCGATTTGAGATTAAATGCTACTCAAATATACGTTTTATTTGTGCTCAGTTTGTTGCAGCTTCCTTAAATTCATAACAGCCTATCGTAGGCGTCGCCTCGGAACGCTGTCGGTTGAGGATATCTTTTGAGATACCGTTAACAGGTATACCGGCACCAATGGCCGGTGAAACGTTGAGTAATTGAAAATTGTATGTTGCTCTCAGGTTGTCAATGGATATAAAGGCTGGGTCCACATTTAAAAGGCAATCTTTAAAGCTACCTAAGGGGGGTAAAGTGGTGGCTTTAATCAGTGAGTTTTTGAATATCAACGTAAAATCACTGTTTTTATTATCGAGGAATATTTCATCCAGTGGCTCGTTATCTCCCGTGATAATACAATTTGTTGCCATGATTGTTAATGGATCCCCTACCCCCTTACCATCATGGTCCGCCAGATAAAGTAATGGATTAGTGTGATAAATATAATCATTACTGTAACCTGCCATTGTCAAGTAATTAAGTGTATATTTTCCGCCCATGGCACGAATACCGATACCAGAGTTGTATATGAGACAATTGTTGATTATTGCATTGCTATGGCTAAATAGCAGCGCCTCTTTGGCGCTTTGCATAATAACACACTCCTCCAGTGTTACGGCTGTCTGATGATTGACATCGAATGCCGATATTGATTTGGACGTATCAGCTATTGCATTGACTGCATTTTTTATATGGACATAACTGAGTATATTGTTTTTGCTGTCAGGTCCAAAGCTCAGGCCCTGCCAACTGCCAGGCATATTATTATATGGTTTATCCAACCGGCTACCTGTAAGTAGTATTTGATGCGCTTTGTCAGCAGCGCCCTGTGCCTGTATCCGGCCATTCACTCTGATACTTTTACCCGCTCTGGTAAAGACTTTGGTGCCCGGATTGATATGCAAAGTGGCAGTGGTAGCGACCGTTATATTGTCATTAACGACAATAGGACGCTCATCGGTCCACGTTGTGTCAGAACTGATCGTGCCACCAGAGA containing:
- a CDS encoding glutathione peroxidase, producing MKKYYFLSLLSIAVVFSMSFCKTGNTTPDMQEKNTNTMVSPIKSQTAMAQTIYDFKIASIDGGTIDFSKYKGKYILIVNTASKCGYTPQYKGLEQLYKDYGDKLVVVGFPSDNFHDQEFHDNKDIKAFCEKNYGVTFPLTTRVDVKGNDITPVFDYLTHKSENGQLDAVISWNFNKFLIDPQGKLLAHFDSKVTPESPEITHYFN